The following are from one region of the Stanieria sp. NIES-3757 genome:
- a CDS encoding lactoylglutathione lyase, which translates to MRMLHTMLRVGNLEESLKFYCDVLGMKLLRQKDYPGGEFTLAFIGYGDEANHTVIELTHNWGVEQYELGNGYGHIALGVDDIYGTCEKIKALGGRITREPGPMKHGSTVIAFVEDPDGYKIELIQLGTQGSAKKGELASQKAL; encoded by the coding sequence ATGCGAATGCTTCACACGATGCTACGAGTTGGCAATTTAGAAGAATCTTTAAAGTTTTATTGCGATGTTTTGGGGATGAAATTACTACGCCAAAAAGACTATCCAGGCGGTGAATTTACCCTTGCTTTTATTGGTTACGGTGACGAAGCTAATCATACTGTAATTGAGCTAACTCACAATTGGGGCGTTGAACAATACGAGCTAGGGAATGGCTATGGGCATATCGCCTTGGGGGTAGATGATATTTATGGCACTTGTGAAAAAATTAAAGCCCTTGGTGGCAGAATCACTAGAGAACCTGGTCCCATGAAACATGGTAGTACTGTAATTGCTTTTGTCGAAGATCCAGACGGCTACAAAATTGAATTAATTCAACTAGGAACACAAGGTTCGGCAAAAAAAGGGGAATTAGCTAGTCAAAAAGCATTGTAG
- a CDS encoding FHA modulated glycosyl transferase/transpeptidase — protein sequence MTTKPPSKPPASNNSTKSQLSKILTQAVQTIQAKVNFNALALRSGTQVPELKVKDANSQARSYPLLGDRYSIGRSSRCDIQVRNPVVSQVHFSLTRNKKNPRSFLIKDEKSTNGIYIGKRRVDNFALYHGDRFTLGPPELSAAVSLEYYNPPPLWLKILRYSLYGTGGMVSLLILWVGIKWAKTPVYPLPREATRPVVVYADDGKTPINPVAQNTHRELQNLADFSPYLSKAVIASEDSRYYWHLGVDPYGIARAIAVNLTSSELKQGASTITQQLARSLFPEVGRQNTAGRKLREMLVALKLEAVYSKKTILKTYLNRVYLGVGSYGFEDAAQFYFEKSAADLSLSEAATLVAILPAPNLYNPVKDYETSVALRNRVINRMVKLGMVSEAEADRARRSRIEVSPNARQTLSNTTAPYFYAYVLKELQALLGTEVAKEGNYIVETGLNPQIQTEAEQALKYSVTEDGSRYGYSQGAIVTLDSETGEIIALVGGVDYNQSQFDRATQAKRQPGSTFKIFAYTSAIEQGINPNTEYSCAPVSWKGQKYRGCERSSGNINMYRGLEQSENAIALRVAQDIGLNRVIEMAQRFGINSSLTESPGLVLGESEVSVLEMTGVYGAFANDGIWHRPHAINRILDGSDCENPNDLQTCREIYSFGSDSQNRREAVSEGVADRMTYMLKQVIADGTGRAADISQGEAGKTGTTDNNVDLWFIGYVPKKDLVTGIWLGNDDNSATKGSSWQAATLWGNYMRKALDYR from the coding sequence ATGACTACTAAACCGCCATCAAAACCTCCTGCGTCAAATAATTCAACCAAATCTCAATTGAGTAAAATTTTGACTCAAGCGGTTCAAACTATTCAAGCCAAAGTTAATTTTAATGCTCTGGCTTTGAGATCGGGAACACAAGTACCTGAATTAAAGGTTAAAGATGCTAATTCTCAAGCAAGAAGCTATCCTTTACTTGGCGATCGCTATTCGATTGGACGTAGTTCTCGTTGCGATATTCAAGTTCGCAATCCTGTAGTTAGTCAAGTCCATTTTTCCTTAACCAGAAACAAGAAAAATCCTCGTTCTTTTTTAATCAAAGACGAAAAATCGACCAACGGTATTTATATCGGTAAAAGAAGAGTTGACAATTTTGCTCTTTATCATGGCGATCGCTTTACTTTAGGCCCACCAGAATTATCTGCTGCTGTTAGTCTTGAGTATTATAATCCCCCACCGTTATGGCTGAAGATTTTGCGCTACAGTCTTTATGGTACGGGGGGAATGGTAAGTTTATTAATTCTCTGGGTTGGGATTAAATGGGCAAAAACGCCTGTTTATCCTTTACCGAGAGAAGCTACTCGCCCTGTGGTTGTTTACGCTGATGATGGTAAAACTCCGATTAACCCAGTTGCCCAAAATACCCACCGCGAACTTCAAAATCTGGCTGACTTTTCCCCTTACTTATCTAAAGCGGTAATTGCCTCTGAAGATAGTAGATATTATTGGCATTTGGGAGTAGATCCCTATGGAATTGCTCGTGCGATCGCAGTAAATTTAACTTCTTCGGAATTAAAACAAGGGGCAAGTACAATTACTCAACAATTAGCCCGAAGTCTTTTCCCGGAAGTAGGTAGACAAAATACGGCAGGCAGAAAATTGCGGGAGATGCTAGTCGCTTTAAAACTAGAAGCAGTTTATAGCAAGAAAACAATTTTAAAAACCTATCTCAATCGGGTTTATCTCGGTGTTGGTAGCTACGGCTTTGAAGATGCTGCCCAATTTTACTTTGAAAAGTCGGCTGCCGATCTCAGTCTCTCAGAAGCAGCTACTCTAGTAGCAATTTTACCTGCCCCCAATCTCTACAACCCAGTCAAAGATTATGAAACTTCTGTTGCCCTACGTAATCGTGTGATTAATCGAATGGTGAAATTGGGCATGGTATCCGAAGCAGAAGCAGACAGGGCAAGGCGATCGCGAATTGAAGTTAGTCCTAATGCCCGTCAAACCCTTTCTAATACCACTGCACCCTATTTTTACGCTTATGTTCTCAAAGAACTACAAGCTCTTTTAGGGACAGAAGTAGCTAAAGAAGGAAATTACATCGTGGAAACGGGGTTAAACCCTCAAATCCAAACAGAAGCAGAGCAAGCTCTCAAATATTCAGTAACAGAAGATGGTTCACGCTATGGCTATTCTCAAGGGGCTATTGTCACTCTCGACAGTGAAACTGGGGAGATTATCGCCTTAGTTGGTGGGGTAGATTATAATCAAAGTCAATTTGACCGCGCTACTCAAGCTAAACGGCAACCAGGCTCGACTTTTAAAATTTTTGCCTATACTTCCGCGATTGAACAAGGAATCAATCCCAATACCGAATATTCCTGCGCCCCTGTAAGTTGGAAAGGACAAAAATATCGAGGTTGCGAACGTAGTAGCGGTAACATTAATATGTATCGTGGGTTAGAACAATCTGAAAACGCGATCGCTCTACGAGTTGCCCAAGATATAGGTTTAAATCGAGTGATTGAAATGGCACAACGTTTTGGGATTAACTCCTCCCTAACCGAATCACCAGGTTTAGTTTTGGGAGAAAGTGAAGTTAGTGTTTTAGAAATGACTGGTGTTTATGGGGCTTTTGCGAATGATGGAATTTGGCATCGTCCCCACGCGATTAATCGGATTCTTGATGGTAGTGATTGTGAGAATCCTAATGACTTGCAAACTTGTAGAGAAATTTACTCTTTTGGTAGCGACAGTCAAAATCGTCGTGAAGCTGTTTCGGAAGGTGTTGCTGATAGAATGACCTATATGCTTAAACAAGTAATTGCCGATGGTACAGGTAGAGCAGCCGATATTTCCCAAGGAGAAGCAGGTAAAACAGGTACAACTGATAATAATGTCGATTTATGGTTTATTGGCTATGTACCCAAAAAAGATCTAGTTACTGGGATTTGGTTGGGTAACGATGATAATTCAGCAACTAAAGGTAGCAGTTGGCAAGCTGCAACTTTGTGGGGTAACTATATGCGTAAAGCGCTCGACTATCGATAA
- a CDS encoding putative endoglucanase yields the protein MLIKKIFKLGSWIAIAPITLAFLLVFPCLGTQSKYNYGEALQKTILFFEAQQAGKLPAWNRVPWRGDATLTDGADVGVDLTGGWFDAGDHVKFGFPMAASATNLAWGGIEYYDAYQKSGQLIYLSRNLKWVTDYFLKAFVNDQPGQYVLYGQVGDGNQDHQWWGPAEAVSYQMARPASKIDTSCPGSELAGETSAALSAASIFFRKNGDTAYADLLVQKAERLYDFADQYRGKYSDCITAAVPFYKSFSGYQDEIVWGAIWLHKAKSAQNWGYNGEYLSEAIAEYQSMSKPYNYTHITDDKSYGAYILLAQETGDLEYRQRVEAWLDYWTIGYQGEKITYTPGGLAFLNQWGSLNYAANTAFIGFIYSDWLRHQGEREKANRYFDFGVSQVNYILGNNPSNRSYIIGFGRNYPKNPHHRTSHGSWLNDSNNPSENRNLLVGALVGGPDENDQWQDDRNNWENNEVGIGYNWGIAGALARMYWEFGGEPLAEIPIATDSEESIYVEAKIKQSGANFLEIQADIVNKSASPAQVLDNPAIRFFFTLDSYDIQDISVVETEGECSNFPNQPVRVSGQLYYVEINCQGKAIYPGGSDRYKKSLSFRITSNNRWNDNNDWSIKGLKYNFGRTVKATQIGLYNNGELIWGKVPN from the coding sequence ATGTTAATAAAAAAAATATTTAAACTGGGAAGTTGGATTGCGATCGCACCGATTACCCTGGCATTTTTATTAGTGTTTCCCTGTTTAGGCACTCAAAGCAAATATAACTATGGTGAGGCTTTACAAAAAACGATTCTTTTTTTTGAAGCACAACAAGCAGGTAAACTACCAGCATGGAATCGGGTTCCTTGGCGTGGTGATGCAACCTTAACTGATGGTGCAGATGTAGGTGTCGATTTGACTGGAGGTTGGTTTGATGCAGGGGATCATGTCAAGTTTGGCTTCCCTATGGCTGCTAGTGCTACTAATTTAGCTTGGGGTGGCATTGAGTATTATGATGCTTATCAAAAATCAGGTCAATTAATTTATCTCTCTCGCAACCTCAAATGGGTAACTGATTATTTTTTAAAAGCTTTTGTTAATGACCAACCTGGACAATATGTTTTGTATGGACAAGTTGGCGATGGTAATCAAGATCATCAATGGTGGGGGCCGGCAGAAGCAGTTAGTTATCAGATGGCAAGACCTGCATCTAAAATTGATACAAGTTGTCCTGGTTCAGAATTAGCAGGAGAGACATCGGCAGCTTTATCAGCAGCTTCAATTTTCTTCCGTAAAAATGGAGATACTGCCTATGCAGATTTGTTAGTACAGAAAGCAGAAAGATTGTATGATTTTGCCGATCAATATCGAGGTAAATATTCTGATTGCATCACCGCAGCAGTGCCATTTTATAAATCTTTTAGTGGTTATCAAGATGAAATAGTCTGGGGAGCAATCTGGTTACATAAAGCTAAAAGCGCACAAAATTGGGGTTATAACGGAGAGTATTTAAGCGAAGCGATCGCGGAATATCAATCCATGTCCAAACCCTATAACTATACCCATATTACTGATGATAAATCTTATGGTGCATATATTTTACTGGCTCAAGAAACTGGAGACTTAGAATACCGTCAGCGTGTCGAAGCTTGGTTGGATTATTGGACAATTGGGTATCAGGGTGAAAAAATCACTTACACTCCAGGAGGTTTAGCTTTTTTAAATCAATGGGGTTCTTTGAACTATGCAGCAAATACTGCTTTTATTGGTTTTATCTACAGTGATTGGTTGCGTCATCAAGGAGAACGGGAAAAAGCTAACCGTTATTTTGATTTTGGGGTGAGTCAGGTAAATTATATTTTAGGTAATAATCCTAGTAATCGTAGTTATATTATTGGTTTTGGCAGAAATTATCCCAAAAATCCCCATCATCGTACTTCTCACGGCAGTTGGTTAAATGATAGTAATAATCCGAGCGAAAATCGTAATTTACTTGTTGGTGCTTTAGTCGGAGGACCTGATGAAAATGACCAATGGCAAGACGATCGCAATAACTGGGAAAATAATGAAGTCGGGATTGGCTACAATTGGGGCATAGCAGGAGCATTGGCGAGAATGTATTGGGAATTTGGTGGTGAACCCTTAGCAGAAATACCAATTGCCACTGATTCAGAAGAATCAATTTATGTAGAAGCAAAAATTAAACAAAGTGGGGCAAATTTTCTGGAAATTCAAGCAGATATAGTGAATAAGTCGGCTTCTCCTGCCCAAGTCTTAGATAACCCTGCAATTCGTTTCTTTTTTACTCTTGATTCTTACGATATTCAAGATATCTCTGTGGTTGAGACTGAAGGTGAATGTTCTAATTTTCCCAATCAACCTGTTCGGGTATCAGGCCAACTTTATTATGTAGAAATTAATTGTCAAGGAAAAGCAATTTACCCTGGTGGTAGCGATCGCTATAAAAAATCTCTCAGCTTTCGTATTACCAGTAATAATCGATGGAATGATAATAATGATTGGTCAATTAAAGGATTAAAGTATAATTTTGGTCGAACAGTGAAAGCAACTCAAATTGGTTTATATAACAATGGCGAGTTAATTTGGGGGAAAGTTCCGAACTAG